A genome region from Poecilia reticulata strain Guanapo unplaced genomic scaffold, Guppy_female_1.0+MT scaffold_369, whole genome shotgun sequence includes the following:
- the LOC103460947 gene encoding butyrophilin-like protein 8 has protein sequence MATGPAASRLQVLLFLIFVQFGSAGETQLIRAEPGKDVVLPCEAPEKKPVVIVEWXRSDXEENDHVALYRDDWFDDEGQHPAYKNRVALLDRQMKDGDVSLVLKNVTINDTGTYECRVDGIKYKRRKRSHLKNEPISIVTLLVSAPGNKDGQKKDGGNEEGQKKDGVTITTLTSVLVPAVLVLFAVLGFLLYKRRNNNEISIKAAELQAMNVENHPEPEM, from the exons ATGGCGACTGGACCTGCTGCGTCACGGCTCCAAGTTCTGCTCTTCCTGATCTTCGTCCAGTTTGGTTCTGCCG GAGAGACACAGCTGATCAGGGCTGAACCTGGAAAAGACGTCGTCCTGCCATGTGAAGCTCCTGAGAAAAAACCTGTCGTCATCGTAGARTGGAGMAGATCTGATSTGGAGGAAAATGATCATGTTGCTCTGTATCGAGATGATTGGTTTGATGATGAGGGTCAGCATCCAGCTTATAAGAACCGAGTGGCTCTACTGGACAGACAGATGAAGGATGGAGACGTGTCTTTGGTTCTGAAGAACGTGACGATTAATGATACTGGAACATATGAATGTAGAGTTGATGGGATTAAATATAAACGCAGGAAGAGATCTCACCTGAAGAATGAACCCATCAGTATCGTCACCCTGCTTGTTTCTGCTCCAG GAAACAAAGATGGACAAAAGAAGGATGGAGGGAATGAGGAAGGACAAAAGAAAGATGGAGTGACCATCACTACACTGACAAGTGTCTTAGTTCCTGCTGTTCTGGTTCTATTTGCTGTTCTAGGTTTTCTGCTCTATAAGAGACGTAATAATAATGAGATATCCATCAAAGCAGCAGAACTTCAGGCTATGAATGTTGAAAACCATCCAGAACctgaaatgtga
- the LOC108166033 gene encoding high affinity immunoglobulin gamma Fc receptor IB-like — protein sequence MTIKTSFLFLLALTSLLLWSTHQVRLTVSPSRSQLIRGESVSLTCEDENSSDGWTVRRNTTRGTRTQCGDGWGKPAGSTCSISYILEKYTGVYWCESKEGSSSSSSVNLTVGGSVILQSPVLPVMEGDDVTLSCRAKSPAHNLPAAFYKDGSFIGHETTRNLTLLRVSSSDEGLYKCSISGQGESPSSWISVEGCVEAFDRAARSPWNPSSRKYARLFM from the exons ATGACGATTAAAACatcctttctgtttctgttgg CTCTGACCTCACTGCTGCTCTGGTCAACACACCAAG TTCGTCTGACTGTGAGTCCCAGCAGATCTCAGTTGATTCGAGGAGAATCAGTGTCTCTGACCTGTGAGGATGAAAACAGCTCTGATGGATGGACTGTGAGGAGAAACACAACCAGAGGAACCAGGACGCAATGTGGAGATGGATGGGGGAAACCAGCTGGTTCTACCTGTAGCATCAGCTATATTTTGGAAAAGTATACTGGTGTGTACTGGTGTGAGTCCAAAGAGGGATcatcctccagcagcagcgtgaACCTCACTGTTG gTGGATCAGTGATCCTGCAGAGTCCTGTCCTCCCTGTGATGGAGGGAGATGACgtcactctgagctgcagagcaaaGAGTCCAGCCCACAACCTCCCAGCTGCTTTCTATAAAGATGGCTCCTTCATTGGTCATGAAACTACTCGCAACCTGACCCTCCTCCGTGTCTCCAGCTCTGATGAAGGCCTCTATAAATGCAGCATCAGCGGTCAGGGAGAGTCTCCATCCAGCTGGATCTCTGTGGAAG GGTGTGTAGAGGCGTTCGACAGGGCTGCGCGCTCTCCCTGGAACCCCTCCTCCAGAAAATACGCTCGATTGTTCATG